The Chloroflexus aggregans DSM 9485 genome segment CGCCCGGAATCGGGTTCATATCGAGATCAAACGTCATTAGGGCCTGATAGGCCATCATAATGAACTGGATCTCGTTGACAAAGCTGGCCTTCTGTGGATCGATGTTATCTGGTTCAGAACCGGTCACCAGTCGTAGCACTCCCGGTTGCGCTGTACCGCTAACCGGCGCCGCTGTTGGTTGTTCAGCAGGGGCTGTGGTGGGTTGTGCGGCAGGGGCTGTGGTGGGTTGTGCGGCGGGAGCACTGGTTGGCTCGGCGCTCGGTGTCGAACCGCCGGTACATGCTGCCAGGATGGGTAACAATAACCCAAACAGCAGCGTGAGCGCGAGTGAGTGACGCCAGCGCGTGAAGTTCATCGCGACACTCCTTGTTGAATCTGTTAGCGAGAACACCGTCAAACCGGGGAGGAACCAAATATGGATTTATGTGAGGATAGCTCCTATGACTGCTATGGAGAGCAGCATTAGGCAATTGTCGATAACCTGACCTCCTTTCTAAATTATGCAACGCTGCATCCGATGTGTGGAAAATTCCCCGGTTGATGGCGGAATCGTAGCATGAGCAAAGGTCATTGTCAAGGCAACTAATTGAGGCAGGTGCCGGGGTTATGGTTACGAACCTAACACGGCAACAGCCGCAATGATGAAGAAGATCTGCGCACCTAACGAAAAACTCTGCCAGAGGCGTGCAGCTAAGGCACTGCGTCGGTAGACGATGAGACCGCCGATTAAGTTGAAAAGAGCAATGAACGTGGCGGCTATTGGTAAGAGAAAGATCCGAATGCGAGGGACGAGTTCAGCCGAGGCGCCAATCTGATCACCACGCCATTCGATCTGCAACGGGAGTGAGGGATACATCACGGCGATCAACCCGAAGAGTAGCAGGTTAAGGAGCAAAGTACCAATCAGGATCTGGCGGTTAATCGGGTCGGCCCAGAAGTCGTAGACCAAAAAGCGGGCAACGTCAATTCCCGGCGTCAGCGACTGAATGCTGCCTAACCGTCGCCGTTGTTCAAGTTCTTGGATAAAACCGGTTGGGTCGTGTGGCGAGATAGCGTAGGCTTCGCTACCCGCATACACGACTAGCGATTCGGCCAAGGGGCGTGTCGTAAAACGATGAATGACAGTACCGTCAATTGCCGTTACACGACCGTGATAATAGCCAATACCGGCAAGCGCCATGCGCCAATCGCCGATAGCCAACGCCCCTTGCTCGATACGGTCGATGAGGTTGAGCGGGATAACCGCTCGACTTCCTAGCCACTGGATGTATAAACCATTGCGGTCGATAGTGTAGCGAAGCGTGAGTGCAGCTGCCGTCCGATAAAGTAAGACACCGGCGATAATAATCAAGCTTAACGCCAGCACTGCTTGAAGGTACAGCCAGCCATCAATCGGCCAGAGTTCGGGAGGCCCGACGAGGACTGTGCTCAGGTGGAAGATCAACCAGCCGGCCCCTGCCAGACTCAGCGTGGCGAGTATGAGACCAAGCCAGCGGCGGGTTGTACTGATGGGACGCCATTGTTGCATATCGCGTAATCTAGCGAGTCAAGGTGGTTTGTGAAGTGCGCCGGAGTACTCATCCCCGGCGCACCGGCGCGGTTACGGTGTTGCGGTAGCAGTTGGTGTTGCCGTTGGTTCTGGTGTCGTTTCCGGCGTTATTTCAATCGTCGGCGCCAACGTCGGCGTTGGGAATGGCGTCGGTGGGCCGGGTAGGTACGTTGGAACCGGCGTCGGGACCGACTCCGTTGGGAAGAGCGTTGGTGTTGGCGTTGGTTCGGGGAAGCGTCGGATATCGGCTTTTGCCCGCTGTTCGGCGATCCATTCATCAAGAGCCTTCGTCCGTGCCTTTTGTAGCTGGTCGGCCTCAGATGGAACGATTCGATTGGTTACTTCGAGGATATGCCAACCGAACTGCGTGCGCACCGGATCGCTGATCTGGTTAACCGGTAAAGCGAAAGCGGCTGCGACCAGTTCTGGTGGATATGTGGCACCATTGTCGGCAAAGCCATTGCGATCGAAGGAACCAATATCGCCGCCATTATCACGCGAACCGGGATCGTCGGAGCGTTCCGCGGCCAACGCCGCAAAATCGGCACCGTTGCGTAACTGGGTGACCAGCTCTTGCGCAGTGGGTAAGGCAGCAGCGAAAGCAGCTTCAATCTGTTCAGGTGTTGCTTCCGCCGGTGGTTTCACCGCGATCAAAATTTGCCGCGCCGTTACTCGTTCTGGTTCGGTACTGTACGTAAAACCATCTTCAGGCACGAGCTGAGCTTGAATCCGTTCGTTGAGAAGGCGGTCGCGGTACTGTTCCATCAGTGCCATACGGAACTCTTCCTTGCTCAACTCCGGCTTTGTTTCGCTGACGATCAATTCAAGCTCATAGCGACGGTAGATCTCGTCAACGATCTGGTCGAACTGCACTCGTGCCTCTTCAGGTAGCGGTGTTGGTACGGGGGTACTCGTTGGGATCAGCGTTGGCGAAGGCTCCGGCGTTGGTGTTGGGCCACCGGGTGTTGGAGATGGAGTTGCAGTTGGTTCAGGAGTGGCCGTTGCCGAGGGATCGACGGTTGGTACCGGCGTCGCGTTGGCGTCAGGAGTTGGAGTGGGTTCAGGGAGCGCAGGGAGGAAGATAAATGCCAGATCGGCGACGGCTGTTTGCATTATTTCGTCATCGCCGATCGTAATTCCAAACTCAGTACTAGCACGCTGCTTGATCTGGCGATCGATCCACTCCGAAACCGTTTGTTCATTGATTTCGGCACGGCGCAAAGTACGGATCTGCTGATCGATCACAATGCTACGGCCCTGAAATTGTTGGGCAATTTGGGGATTGTTACCAAACAGATCGAGCAGTTGAAAGTTTTGGTAGATTTGACGGGCGTAAGCAAGCCGTTGTTCACGCCAGTAATCACTGCGGGTAAGAGTGATGGAACCAACTTGGGCCACCGGTCGGCTTGGGATCCAAACCTGTTCGTAAATAACGCCGATCACGACGGCGAGCAATGCGATCGCTAATGCACTCGCCGTAACAATGATTACGAGACGCTGACGACGTTCTTCTTCAAGACGGCGGCGCGATGGGCGGCGCGGCGCAGGGGACTGAGCCGGCGTTGGCGCGCTTCGGGGCGACTTCGGTGTTTGTGACATAGGCTAAAACGGAATATCATCATCACCGATATCTGGTGGTGGTTCACGGCGTGGTGGGCGTGGTGGATCGTCAGATCGCGACTCACGCGATTCGAGCAAGATCATATCTTGGGCGATGACTTCGACTCGTGAGCGTTGTTGTCCACTCTGAGCGTCTTCCCATGTGCGTGTTTGCAAGCGACCTTCGATATAAACCCGCGCTCCACGACTAAGGTATTGATGACAGATTTCGGCTAATCGATTCCAAGCCACAACGTGAAACCATTCGGTTTCCTCGTGCAGATGACCATTCGGATCTCGCCACTGGCGGCTGGTAGCTACCCGAAATGTGGCGACCGGGGTGCCGGCGGCGGTATAACGAAATTCTGGGTCGGCGCCAAGGCGACCAATGATCGATACCTTATTTAAGTCTCGCGCCATGGCTTACTCCAATCCAACCGTGTGCCGCCGGCAACGTTTATCCAGTCGAGCAGTGGCTGTTGGGCGGACGAGTAACTGGTTTACTCGTCACTCAGCGCTGGTTCTGCTTCTGCCGCTGACTCTTCTGGCTCGATCGGTGCAGCTTGTGTCGTCGCATTCTCGACCAATACCAGCAAATGACGCAGGATGTTATCGTTCAAGCGAATAGCGCGGTCAAGCTCGGCGACTTTGGATGCGTTGAGGGTGAGGGTAAAGAAGACGTAATACCCTTCGGTGAATTTACGCCGGCTCGCTTCACCAACGACGTACTCGCGGATCGGGTAAGCAAGTTTGCGCCGACCCCACGGTGACGATTGGCTTACCGTATTGACCTGCCCACCGAGTTGCTCGACCGTCTGCTTAATCCGGTCGATGTTGGCGGTAATGCCCTCTTCGTTGGCATACAACGGGTTAATAATGATGACAAGCTCGTACTCTCGACGACGATCGCGCACACTATCCTCCTCTGGTGATGTTTCGCTCGTTGCTCGTCCGGTGCGCGTTCCGGGCGTAACGGCGAAACAGAAAGACTATCGGGAGCGTGTTCCACGGTACGCTCCCACGTGACATCACGAGATTATACCATAACCTCGTACCTAGGGATTCAGGGCTTGCCACGCTTCTGGGGTGTCGGTATCGGTGATAACAGCCGGATCGTCGGTTTGATACCAGATGATCTGGTCGGTATAGCGCTGGAAGACGGTGCGTGCGCCGGTGTCGCCTTGGAGCGTTTGTAATTCGGCAAAGAGTGGTGCGCCGACAATGACCGGGTTGCCACGTTGGCCTTGGTACATTGGAACGAGCGCAAGAGCTGTAGGTATAGCCCGATAGGCAGCGATAAGATCGTTGATGAGACGGCTGGTGACGAGAGGTTGATCGACGAGCAAGATCATCGCTGCCGTTGTATCGGAGGGTAAAGCGCGGAGACCGGCTGCGAGCGATGTACTGAGTCCTGCAGCGTAGGCCGGATTGGAGACAATCGTTACCGGTAGATCGCGCAGCGCAGCTTGTACATGTTCGCCGGCTGCACCGATCACTACGGTTAGTCCATCGAGTTGACTGTTGAGCGCTTCGTGAGCGATGTGGGCAACCAATGGCCGGTTTTTCCACAGTAATAACTGTTTCGGTTGCCCCATCCGCGACGATTGACCGGCAGCAAGCAAGAGACCGACGATCTTCATCACGAGACCTCCACTGCAATGTTGCGTCGCATGTTTCAAATCACGTCGGCCACCGATGATCCCGGCTTGTGATCTTACGAGCAGCTTATCGCCAACATGTGACTAAATCGGCGCCGGCGGCTCCACGCGCTTGGACAGTTGGCTCAGCCGGCAGGTCGGATTGTTACAGAGAGACGAACATCGGCGTGAACCTGTAAGATCAGGGCGGTACGGTTGTGCTATAGATACGGTAGGTCGTGTCGGCTAAAAAGAATTTTTTCACCGGCGTGTAGCACATCGTGGAGCCGAAAACTGTCACCGATTTCAACCATCATATACCGATACAACCGTGCTGCATTGTGCATCAAGTTGTACAGATCGGCACGTACCATACAGATGAGTGTATCAACGCTCGGTAGCAGCGGAACGAACATGGTTCACCCTAACCCATCACGACTCGATTGGGTTAGCTCGAACGCTTTGCGTAATACATGTTCATAACTCGGAGTGAGTTCACGTTTCCGGCGGGCCATCACGATTCGTGCGACACTGATCATCGTATCGATACGGTATTCGCGAAACACCTCGCCACCCCATGTAAAATGGGGAACATTTTTTGGAGCGCTATGCATCCCAAAGACGTTTGAACCGGTTCCGATCATCGTACCACCGGTTAGATGTAGGCCAATGCCTAGTTTGACGTGATCGGCGAGAAAGCAGCCCAACTTGAGAATCCCGGTGTCGATTTGGCCGATCCCTTCAAGGAAGACCCGCACTGAACCGTAATTATTCTTCAGATCGGAGTTGGTGGTCATAGCTCCGATATTCACCCATTCGCCCAGCCAGCTATGGCCGAGAAAGCCATCGTGATGCTTATTAGAATAGCCTTGAATAATTGAGGCTTCAACTTCGCCACCAACCCGACAGACCGGACCGAGGCAGGTTTCGGCACGAATACGGGCACTAGCGATGAGGGTGCCTGATCCGATGTAGGCCGGTCCTTGAATGTAGCTAAACGGCTCAATCTGGGCTGCCTCGATGAACACCGGCCCATCGCGACTATCGAGCACGACCGGCCCGATTAGCTGTGCTGCCGGATCGACGTAGACGCGCCGCCCATGGGTGATGACGTGCGGCTGATCGGCGGTGAAGAGTGGTAAGCGGCGGGCTAAGATCGGCTCGTCGCGGAGAAGTTGCTCACCGGCTTTGGTGATTAAATCCCACGGATATTCAAGTAATGCGTCAGTTACCTGTGGCTCGACGATACGGGCAAAGCGAAAGAGTTCGTCACGAGCGGCAGCAGCTTGCTGTTTACGCAGGTAGTAGATAATCGCACTGGCTAACGCAGGTGATACTTTAGCGCCGAGCAGCGTCTCGCCTAAGATATATGCGGTATTGATCGGTTCACACGCAAGCGCCGTTATCCATTCGAGATTGAGGGATCGTCCATTCACAACCAAGATCGGATCGCTGGTGGCAAGCAGTTCGGCTAACCCGCCTGCCGGTCCGAAGTGTGGCATCAGATGGGAACGAGCCAGACCATAGGCTGGTCGGCCAAGCAGGGCAATGACCCGTTCACGGGTAGTGAATGCGCCGCAGCGTAGCTCGAAGATCGGGCGGGCCTGCACGAGTGTAGCGAAATAGGGCCAACGTTCGTCTTCAAATAGGATGATGGTCATAGCTCTGTCGATGGTAAACCCGGCGTACTACCGGTGAGTTTAACTCAAGCATAGCACAGAATTGCGGTCAATTGAATGGTTGGTTGCAGTGTAGTGTTCTCTCATGTTGTCATCAACTTGTAATCCACCGATATGCAAAAGTTATCCACAACGTTCACCGAGTTATCCACATTATGATGGTTGATTGTGGAAAAGTGTGGATTAAAAGAGAGGGGTACGGTGTGACGTACCCCTCTTGCGTGTGATCTGCTCGTGCCTACGATAGCATTGGAGACTCGGCGAGGTTTATGGTGCCACAAAGCGACCCTGCCACGTCTTAATTTGGGCAATGGTGTCTTGTGCACGCAAATACGACAATCGTGGACTCCAGTCAGGGTTGAGGATGGCAAACGCAGCTTGCTCGTGATTAGGATTACCTTGTTCTCCCCAGAGTACGGCAAAGTTGATATTCCAGAGGAACATATTGCCGACAAACGGATAATTATCGTACACCCGCAGCATTGCCGAGCGAATGTACTCGGCCTGCTGTTCCGGCGTCACATAGTTCCCAAACTCATAGCCCGGCGTATTGTTCGGTGTTGCCCAACCATACTCGGTAATCCAAATCTCCTTATCACCCATCCCGTACTCTTCCATCCACTTACGCACATTTTCGACGTGGCGGAAGTAGTGCGTTTCGTGGTCGTTCCAACAGCGATCGGGGGCCGGTTTGCAGCCGGGGATGTAGCTTGGGTTATCCGGCCAAAGTGTATCGGGTGGGTTAGCTGCACCACCGGGGTGGACGGCTTGCACGTCGAAATAGTTACGCACTTCGCCGTTGTTGTAGGTGTACATCAAGCGGTAAAACTCTTGATCGGAGAGCGCGATGGCCGGGTTGGTTACCCCACTCGATGACGAAGCTGCAGCGAGCACGACGGCATTCGGATTGATTGATTTGATCCGGGTATACGCCGCTTTGAGGATCTCAACATAGTGACCAACATCCTCTGGGACAATTTCACCGCCGTTCTCAACAGCGAGATTCGGTTCGTTCCAGATCTCATACGCCTTAATCTTATCGCCGTAGCGGCGGACCATAAGCTCGAGAAAGTTGGCTAACGTCTCTGGATCATCAGGCAGACCATTGGTAGCGTTGTAGGCTGTTGGGGAGCGTACTACGTTAACCAACAGCTTGATGCCGAAGCGGTCTACGGCTTCCACTATCCGATCCAGCTCATCCCAGCCATAAATACCCTTCACCGGGTCCTCAATGTCCATCCAGACTACCTGCTGGCGGAACCAGTCGAAGCCGGCGTTCTTTGCCAGTTGTAACACGCGGTCACGGTCGGTGTAATACAGGTGACCGACGATCCCGAACTCAAGGTAGTCGGGGTTAATCGGGACGGGGGGCGGCTCCGGTGGGGCTGCCGTTGGTTCAGTCGTTGGGACGGCAGTCGGCTCGGCAGGGGCGATGGTTGGAACAGCGGTTGGTGGGGTCGTGGTATCTGGGGTTGCAACGACGGCTGCCGTTGGGACGTTACTAACCGGCGTTGTCGTCGGTTCTCCGCCACAGGCAGCGAGGATGGCGGCGATGATCATCATAATCAGCATCAATGCGGGCCAGCGTCGAGAATAGAGTTGTTTCATACAAACCTCGATGTAGTGTAATGTTATCGCCTGATTTGAAGCAACACGGTAGCAGTGTTAAGACGGAATGTTAAAACAGAAGCTACCATCTTGTGCTAATCCGGTATCGGTCGCCACACCACGGGTTCAGGTTTGGGAGACCCGTGCCGTGGGGACGGTACGCCGTGGGCCGGTGCGCTGTGGGGCCGGCACGCCGTGGGGCCGGTGTGCCGTGGGGCCGGTGCGCCGTGGGGCCGGTGTGCCGTGGGGCCGGTGCGCCGTGGGGACGGTACGCCGTGCGGTCCGGTGCGCTGTGTGGGCCGGCACGCCGTGGGGCCGGTGTGCCGTGGGGCCGGTGCGCCGTGGGGCCGGTGTGCCGTGCGGGCCGGTGCGCTGTGTGGGCCGGTGCGCTGTGTGGGCCGGCACGCCGTGGGGCCGGTGTGCCGTGGGGCCGGCACGCCGTGGGGCCGGTGTGCCGTGGGGCCGGCACGCCGTGGGGCCGGTGTGCCGTGGGGCCGGTGCGCCGTGGGGCCGGTGCGCTGTGGGGCCCGCACGCCGTGCGGTCCGGTGCGCTGTGGGGCCGGTGCGCTGTGGGGCCCGCACGCCGTGCGGTCCGGTGCGCTGTGGGGCCCGCACGCCGTGCGGTCCGGTGCGCTGTGGGGCCCGCACGCCGTGCGGTCCGGTGCGCTGTGGGGCCCGCACGCCGTGGGGCCGGTGTGCCGTGGGGCCGGTGCGCTGTGGGGCCCGCACGCCGTGCGGGCCGGTGCGCTGTGGGGCCCGCACGCCGTGCGGGCCTACTAGTTTTTGGGCATTGCTTGGATTGCGTACCATGCCGGACGTGGACTCCAATCGCCATTGATCACACCGAATGATGCCTGTTCGTGTAACTCATTACCTTGTGCTCGCCACGGTACGGCAAAGTTTAGGTTCCAAAGGAACATTGCCCCAACCCATGGCGCATACTCACGGCGACCGATCTGGAAGGCTCGCACGATCCACTCGGCCTGTTGATCGAACGAGATTGAATTACCGTACTCGTAGCCAGGGGTGTTGTTGCGTGTTGCCCACCCAAACTCGGTAATCCAGATCTGCTTGTCGGCTAAGCCGTTCTCAACCAGCACGTTGCGAATGTCCTCGATGCGGCGGAAGTAGAATTCACGGCTGGTTCGCCATTGGGGGCCGGGGCCAGGCCGGTCGGGCCAGAGCGTGTCAGGTGGATTGTAATGCCCTCCCGGATGTACGCCAATTGCATCGACATTGGCGCGGAACTTGGGATTGGACGCCATCGAGCGCATGTATGACGTATCGCTCAGGGCAATATTGGGGTTGTTGGTCTCGGTGCTAGTTGGCGCGCCACTGACTACAATCGCCATAGGATCGTTAGCCTTGATCGCCTTGTAAGCAACTTCCAGCAGGTCGACGTAATAGCTCGCATCGGCTACGCGACCGCCAACCCCACCATCGCGTGCGCAGTCGCCACCGTTTTCGCAGGCGCGGTTTTGCTCGTTCCAAATTTGGTAGGCCTGTACCCGACCCTTGTAGCGTTTGGCCATCTCGCCCATGAAATGGGCGAAATCCTTGAAGTTCTCGCGTCGCGGCATACCGTTGCTACCGTTTGCTGTTGCCCAACTGGGTGCGGCTACCACGCTAAGCAAGAGATTGACGCCCTGTCGGTTGGCGTCGGCCACAATGTCGTCGAGTTCAGCCCAGTAAATTGCGCCCGAACGGTCGTGCAAATCCATCCAACGTACCTGCTGGCGAATCCAGTAGATACCGGCGTCGCGGCTCATCTGCAAAACCCGGTTGCGATCTTGCCAGGCCGTGCCCTGACCATAGAGATGAGCGTTGAAACCGTAGATAAACTGACGTGGTAGCGCCTGATCAGCTGGGCGATAGTTGAACGCCGGATTGTTACGGTGGCGTAGGTCTCGATACTCGTTCCCCAGCAGGCCGAGCAGTATCCGGTAGCGCGGATCAGGCTCGTCGGGGTGCCATTCCATACGTTGGCGCTCAAAGTATTGCACCCAGTAGATCTCACCGGTTGCCTGATTACGTTCTTGGAATTGCTCGGAGAGCGGGTAGCCGAACACTTCAAGGCCACCGTTGTTCAGCCAGAAAGTGCGGAATGGGGCCGGACTGTCGCGTAAGGTGTGGCCGGTCTGGGCGAACCACGTGCCATCGCCAGGGTCGGGTACGCGCTGGAAGGGTGGCTCATTTTCACGACCCTCAACGAGCCGCCGACCGAGTAGACGACCCAGGATGTAGTAACGATTGTTCTGGGTGCCAAAATTTTCGGGATGCTCTTCGAGAATAGCCCGCTCGAAGTACTGAACACGGTAGAATTTACCCGGCTCGGTAAAGCTTTCCTCAATAAACGGTTCTGAAATCGGATACCCCAATATAAACAGTGCATTCGGAGTGTTCTTCCACGTCTCTAAAAACCAATTGACCGCGCTATGCCCGGTTTCGGGAAAGTAACGGGCTTGATACGGTGGATAGGTGTCAGGCACACCGCCCTGGGCTGCTCCGGGCTGAGGCCACGTAAGCAGTGATACTGCAAGTACCAGTATCCCCAGTGCTGCAACGATCCTTCGTGTCATGTAGGGTCTCCCTTACTATTCCGCGCCGTTGCGGCATGATCGTTATGATCAGCCTACTTCTTTCTTTTATGGTAGCCAATCCCACCTGAAAATACAGTAATAGTCTCCTTTCAGCTTGCTCATACAAGGCAAATAAGCTGAGACGATATCGTGGGTGACCGCCGCGATTATACTCGTCTGTCTGATTCAACGTCAAGTGAGGAAGCGTGGTGGATGGGGGGGGGCCGCATGAGCCGCACTGCCGTGCGGGGGGGAGCGGCCCTGCCGTGCGGGGGGGAGCGGCCCTGCCGTGCGGGGGGGAGCGGCCCTGCCGTGCGGGGGGGAGCGGCCCTGCCGTGCGGGGGGGAGTGGCCCTGCCGTGCGGGGGGGAGCCGCACTGCCGTGCGGGGGGGAGCCGCACTGCCGTGCGGGGGGGAGCCGCACTGCCGTGCGGGGGGGAGCCGCACTGCCGTGCGGGGGGGAGCCGCACTGCCGTGCGGGGGGGAGCCGCACTGCCGTGCGGGGGGGGAGCCGCCCTGCCGTGCGGGGGGGAGCCGCACTGCCGTGCGGGGGGGAGCCGCACTGCCGTGCGGGGGGAGCCGCACGGCCGTGCGGGGGGGAGCGGCCCTGCCGTGCGGGAGGGGGAGCGGCCCTGCCGTGCGGGGGGGAGCCGCACTGCCGTGCGGGGGGGAGCCGCACTGCCGTGCGGCTTTACTTATGCTTGGGTGATGGGTGTTTGCATTAGAGCCGCTTGGCGCAGGCGTGGTGCTTGTTCCCACAATCGCTCGCGGTGCATTAGGCGGATAAACGCATCAACAATGTGCGCGTCCCAATGGATCCCGCGCCCACGTTGCAGGATTTGCAGAGCCTGTTCGGCATCGAGGGCTGCTCGGTAGGCACGATCGGCGGTCAGTGCCTCGAAAGCATCGGCGACGGCTAAGATGCGGGCACCTAGTGGAATCTCTTTGCCGCGCAGGCCACGTGGATACCCGTTACCATCAACCCGTTCGTGATGGGCAGCGATAATCGGCAATACATCACGCAGTCCACGAATTTGAGCGAGAATGCGAACACCGATCTCAGGATGGCTCTGCATGACGAGCAGTTCTTCTGCGGTGAGGGGGCCGGGCTTGAGCAAGATGTCATCGCGTACACCGATTTTGCCAATGTCGTGGAGTAAGCCGGCGTAATGAATCTGTTCGATTTCGGTATCGCTCAACCCTAATTCGCGCGCCAGCTTCACTGCATAGCGCGTTACTTGACGAGAATGGCCGTATGTATACGAGTCACGCGCCTCAATGGCTCCGACCAGAGCAGCGATGGTTTGCTCGTGTTGATCTTTGAGGGCGTGGTAGAGTCGTGCATTATCGAGAGCCACCGCAGCCTGTGAGGCAAATACTTCTATGAGATGACGTTCGGCGGCATCAAAGACCGGTTGTGACTCAGAACGGCCAAGGGTGAGCATACCGATCGGTCGATCACGGCTGCGCAGTACCACTTCCAACAATCGGTCGGCGGGTACCGGTGGCACGTTGATTAGTTGGTGATGGGTAGTCCGCAGTTGCTCTTCGTCGAAGGCGGTAATTGGTAAATGTTCGTGCTTTGCCGCGCCGGTAAGTGCCACTAAGATTTCGCCATCAGTGTCGATCAGCGACAAGCCGATGTGGATGGGAGCGAAGCGTCGAATAATAAATTCGAGCAAGCGGTCAGTTTGTTCGGCAATATCGAGCGAGGTAGCGATCGCTTGACTAAACTGATACATCAGGACCAAATCGGAGAGGCGCTCCTTTTCGTGACGTACCCGGCGCAACTCAAGCGCGGTGCGGATTGTCTTCTGCAACTGTTCGGCATCAACCGGCTTGGAGATATAATCGAGGGCACCGAGTTTGAGCGCCTCACGGGCCGTTTCGACCGTCGCATGGGCGGTCATGACGATTACGTCAGTTTCCAGACAGTGGGTACGCAGGTACTGTACCAACGCGAGACCGTCGAGGTGGGGCATCTGGAGATCGGTTACGACGAGGTCGAAGGGCTGGATGTTCAGCAGCTCGATGGCGGCTTGACCATGTTCGGCAACGGCAACGTCGTACTCACGTCGAAGGAGGAGACGACAGAACTCACGGATAGTAATTTCATCTTCAACAACGAGGATCCGTGGGCGGGTGGAAGAGGAGGGTTCGTAATCCGCCATATAAAGGCTCCTCAGGCTTGCAGTGGCTGATACAATGTCTGACCGTTACGGTATATTTCCGATGTCACCCTGTCGGCATGCCATATCATATTACCGTTACAGTGTCGGTACTAGTCTAGCAGAGTAACGTTGCACAATGACTACAGGTACGGTGTAGTTAATGACAAAATTGCAATTAGTCGAGGAATACCTACTCCTACTAAGGAGAGTTACGAACCGTCTTGTTTGCGTCGTGAGAAATAATTCTGCACACGTCGCTCAAGTTCATCGAAGTCGAAGGGCTTGGTTAAATATTCGTTAACACCGATGCGTAGCGCGGTCTTCTCCGTATCAGGAGCGCCGTAAGCCGTAACCATAATCACATAGACCTGCGAATGATTTTGGCGAAGAGTACGCACCAGTTCGATGCCACCCATACGTGGCATATTCATATCGGTAATAATGACATCACATTCTTGCACTGCCAACTTCTCAAGCGCATCGATACCGTCTTCGGCTTCGATCACGTTGTAACCGCTATTCTGCAAGAGAAATCGGTATAACCGACGGGTAGCAGATTCATCCTCAACAATCATAATCGTGGGTGGCACAGCTCACTCTCCTCGACTGCTGGATTCGCCTTAACTTACCTGAGCGAGGTACTCTTTCAAAAGATTGGCCGAGCGTTGGAAGAGAGCGACTTCGTGGTCTGACAACGGTAGATTAAGCACCTCTTCGGCACCGTCACGACCAACAATGGTTGGCAAACTAATGGCAATATCGGTTACACCGTACTGGCCAGTCATCAAGCTACTAACGGTCATTACGGTGTGTTGATCGCGGAGAACGGCTTCGGCAATCGCCAACAAACCCAAGCCAATAGCATAGTATGTAGCCCGTTTACGCTTAATAATTTCGTAAGCGGCATTACGAGTTTGTTCGAGGATCGCATCGAGTGCAGCCTGATCGTAGCCTTGCCCGTTAGCACCGACAAAGTCGACCAAGCGAACGCCGGCGATATTAGCCAGGCTCCACAAAGCCAATTCGCTATCACCGTGCTCGCCGACGATGTAGGCATGCACCGAGCGCGGATCGACGCCGTAGTGCTGACCGAGCAGATAGCGGAAGCGTGCCGTGTCGAGAATGGTGCCTGAGCCGATCA includes the following:
- a CDS encoding L-lactate dehydrogenase, with the protein product MSLRKRTGKVGVVGTGMVGTSFAYALMQRSLASELVLIDIDRARAEGEAMDLNHGLPFVRPMRIYAGDYADLADADLIVIAAGANQRPGETRLDLLGRNAAIFRDMIPAILAANHDGIIVVATNPVDILTTIAAQIAGSDANRVIGSGTILDTARFRYLLGQHYGVDPRSVHAYIVGEHGDSELALWSLANIAGVRLVDFVGANGQGYDQAALDAILEQTRNAAYEIIKRKRATYYAIGLGLLAIAEAVLRDQHTVMTVSSLMTGQYGVTDIAISLPTIVGRDGAEEVLNLPLSDHEVALFQRSANLLKEYLAQVS